A single bacterium DNA region contains:
- a CDS encoding molecular chaperone TorD family protein yields MTNNQNHSPIIFSSFSKLLDYPTPAHEEAISCLLGSESSLSDDSVTALRPFADWFQTTPLLQREEIYSSLFDIDPRCTPLLSIHLFGEEDYRRGEFMVKLGELYEVYGTELGSSLPDHIAVVVGFAAKLNFEEREDLFHHCLRTPLSKMLPLVPDDHPYRSLLHALSTIVTVEMPKEALHV; encoded by the coding sequence GTGACTAACAATCAGAATCATTCCCCCATAATCTTCAGCAGTTTTTCAAAACTGCTTGACTATCCGACGCCTGCGCATGAAGAGGCAATTTCATGTCTATTAGGGAGCGAAAGTTCACTCTCCGATGATTCCGTGACTGCGCTAAGACCGTTCGCGGATTGGTTCCAAACTACGCCATTGCTGCAACGAGAAGAGATCTACTCAAGTTTGTTTGACATTGATCCACGCTGCACGCCATTGCTGAGCATTCACCTCTTCGGTGAGGAGGATTATCGCCGTGGCGAGTTCATGGTCAAGTTAGGTGAACTATACGAAGTGTATGGAACTGAATTAGGAAGCTCACTTCCCGATCACATTGCAGTCGTCGTTGGTTTCGCGGCTAAACTTAATTTTGAAGAACGCGAAGATCTCTTTCATCATTGTTTGCGGACACCATTATCAAAAATGTTACCGCTGGTTCCAGATGATCACCCATATCGATCATTACTCCATGCACTCAGTACGATTGTGACGGTGGAGATGCCGAAGGAGGCGTTGCATGTTTGA
- the narH gene encoding nitrate reductase subunit beta, with protein MNVRAQLAMVFHLDKCIGCHTCSVACKNIWTDRAGAEYMWWNNVETKPGTGYPSRWEDQLNFQGGWELTRNRELKLRSQGRIEALFKLFYNPRQPSLDDYYEPWTYEYSNLFDAPEGDDQPAVRAISQITGEPIDIKSGPNWDDDLSGSPIYAANDVNLDELTDGEREQLFEVERIAMMYLPRICNHCANPSCVAACPSGAIYKRGEDGIVLIDQNKCRGWRACVPACPYKKIYYNWQTGKSEKCILCFPRLETGQAPACFHSCVGRIRYLGVLLYDADRVPDALRVDDRMLIENHRNVLCDPFDETVIASAKENGISDEFLFAAQKSPVYDYVAKWKLALPLHAEYRTLPMLYYVPPLLPVMGKTDADSYQSTTSDLFSALDNARIPIKYLARLFGAGNVEPVEHALKKLLAVRYHQRQKQVGDVSELISRAMLKAAELTEREAEAIYRMTALPNFMERFVIPPLNREMSMEGTCSPEQCKGGCGFGPGQSLAGVNRD; from the coding sequence ATGAACGTTCGCGCACAACTGGCAATGGTGTTTCACCTCGATAAGTGCATTGGTTGCCATACCTGTAGCGTTGCTTGCAAGAACATTTGGACTGATCGTGCCGGTGCCGAATACATGTGGTGGAACAACGTCGAAACCAAGCCAGGCACGGGTTACCCATCGCGATGGGAAGACCAACTGAACTTCCAAGGTGGTTGGGAATTAACCCGAAATCGGGAATTGAAATTGCGCAGTCAGGGACGCATCGAAGCGCTATTCAAGCTGTTCTACAATCCCCGTCAACCTAGTTTGGATGATTACTACGAACCATGGACGTACGAGTACTCTAATCTGTTTGATGCACCGGAAGGGGATGATCAACCCGCCGTTCGTGCAATATCGCAAATCACCGGTGAGCCGATCGACATCAAATCCGGGCCGAATTGGGATGATGATCTTTCCGGTTCTCCGATCTATGCCGCCAATGACGTTAACCTCGATGAATTGACCGATGGCGAACGGGAGCAGTTGTTCGAAGTCGAACGCATCGCAATGATGTATCTACCGCGCATTTGCAATCATTGCGCCAATCCGTCATGCGTGGCTGCTTGTCCTTCGGGTGCGATCTACAAGCGTGGTGAGGACGGCATCGTCTTGATTGATCAAAACAAGTGTCGTGGCTGGCGTGCCTGCGTTCCAGCTTGTCCGTACAAGAAAATCTACTACAATTGGCAGACGGGAAAATCCGAGAAGTGCATTCTCTGCTTTCCAAGACTCGAGACCGGTCAGGCACCAGCATGCTTTCACTCCTGCGTAGGTCGCATCCGTTATCTTGGCGTTCTGCTCTATGATGCAGATCGGGTTCCCGACGCCTTGCGCGTAGATGATCGCATGTTGATCGAGAACCACCGTAACGTGCTGTGTGATCCATTTGATGAAACCGTCATCGCCTCGGCGAAGGAGAATGGCATCTCCGATGAGTTTCTCTTTGCGGCACAAAAGTCGCCCGTCTACGACTACGTGGCAAAGTGGAAGTTGGCACTACCACTTCATGCTGAATACCGCACGCTGCCGATGCTGTATTACGTTCCCCCACTACTTCCCGTGATGGGAAAGACCGATGCCGACAGCTACCAATCCACGACCAGTGATCTGTTTTCGGCACTGGACAATGCCCGCATACCCATCAAGTATCTAGCTCGCTTATTTGGTGCTGGTAACGTCGAACCTGTCGAACACGCGCTCAAGAAACTGTTGGCGGTTCGGTATCATCAACGTCAAAAGCAGGTGGGTGACGTTTCCGAACTGATTAGTCGTGCCATGCTCAAGGCGGCCGAATTGACCGAACGAGAAGCAGAGGCAATCTATCGGATGACGGCACTCCCCAACTTCATGGAACGATTTGTCATTCCACCACTGAACCGGGAAATGTCGATGGAAGGAACATGCAGTCCGGAACAATGCAAAGGTGGATGCGGTTTTGGTCCGGGTCAATCCTTGGCGGGGGTGAATCGTGACTAA
- a CDS encoding nitrate reductase subunit alpha, which translates to MSWIADIFAPKQRAWEDFYRNRWQYDKIVRSTHGVNCTGSCSWNIYVKNGIVTWEMQALDYPELSKDLPPYEPRGCQRGISYSWYIYSPLRVKYPYLRGALMDLWREAKTKFPDDSVAAWASIVESEESRKRYHSARGKGGFRRASWEEVREIMAASNIYTIKKHGPDRIVGFSPIPAMSMVSYAAGSRFMQLMGGVSMSFYDWYCDLPPASPEIWGEQTDVGESADWFHSKMIAVVGSNVLMTRTPDAHFLVEARHGGSKVVVFSPDFSMTSKVADDWLPIHQGQDGAFWLAVSHVILRENYLERTVPFFENYLKQFSDASFLVKLTATDDGCYTAGKYLHAKDLDQYATEENGEWKMLIHDRISNELRMPLGTIGHRWQTKKGEWNLKLEDAITGEVIDPAIQLPTDKTEPVTILLNDFCEGKGDVLNRHRVRAMKIATSKGDVFVTTVFELQLASYGLRQESGQLPDYHEDQLYTPVWQEKFTGISSEQVIRFARDWARTAEATEGKCSIIIGAGVNHWYHNNLIYRAAINALIFCGCVGKNGGGLNHYVGQEKLVPQESWGPIAFATDWGGPPRLQNSPSFHYVHSDQWRYEKEFNELCPVSDKQNALSSGHTIDKQIHAVRHGWLPCYPQFDRNSLELAKEAAANGAKTDEEIVAYVADQIRNRKLKFSMEDPDNPSCFPRVWYIWRGNALMSSAKGHEYFLKHYLGTHNNSIADEVAKDSVHDVVWHEAVTEGKFDLIVDVNYRMDSSALYSDIVLPTATYYEKNDLNSTDMHAFIHPLQAAVPPCWESKSDWNIFRDLAEDTSKLAKKHFNGPVRDVIAFPLLHDTPAELAQPTMLDWTKGECAAIPGKTMPNLKVIERDYTKIFEKFISLGPGFRNNGLGIHGTVFQVDDLYDKYLEYNPTEEWGGKKYPSLKEDRSVCEAILHFSSVTNGELAYRAYAAEAIKTGIDHTHEAEATRDVRANFDSIIAQPFRTLTTPYWTGNTRKGRTYSAYCQNIEGLIPFRTLSGRQHLYFDHDAYIAFGEHLPTYKPRPDRVVIGDLVKSSVSSGSIVLNYLTPHGKWSIHSTYSDTLRMRTLSRGVDPLWINVEDAALIGIEDNDWVEVFNDHGVVCTRANVSARIPRGICLLYHAPERTLSVPKSKERKNRRAGGHNSLTKVRLKPLFMSGGYGQFTYAFNYWGPQGINRDTFVVVKKLTKVDW; encoded by the coding sequence ATGTCCTGGATTGCTGACATCTTTGCGCCGAAACAGCGCGCATGGGAAGATTTCTACCGGAACCGGTGGCAATACGATAAGATCGTTCGGAGTACCCACGGCGTGAACTGTACTGGTTCCTGCAGTTGGAACATTTACGTGAAGAATGGCATCGTCACTTGGGAAATGCAGGCGTTGGATTATCCCGAATTGTCGAAAGACCTCCCGCCGTATGAACCGAGAGGTTGTCAACGTGGCATTTCCTACTCCTGGTACATCTATTCCCCACTGCGCGTAAAGTATCCGTACCTGCGTGGTGCCCTGATGGATCTTTGGCGAGAAGCAAAGACTAAGTTCCCGGATGATTCGGTTGCTGCTTGGGCATCGATCGTTGAAAGTGAAGAGTCGCGCAAACGGTACCACAGTGCCCGTGGCAAGGGTGGTTTTCGCCGTGCTAGTTGGGAAGAAGTTCGCGAGATCATGGCGGCGTCCAACATCTACACGATCAAAAAACATGGTCCCGATCGCATCGTAGGATTTTCACCGATTCCCGCGATGTCCATGGTGAGTTATGCCGCTGGTTCACGCTTCATGCAGTTGATGGGTGGCGTCAGCATGTCGTTTTATGACTGGTACTGCGATCTACCTCCAGCGTCACCAGAAATATGGGGCGAACAAACCGATGTTGGTGAAAGTGCTGATTGGTTCCATTCAAAAATGATTGCCGTTGTTGGTTCCAACGTGCTCATGACCCGAACTCCGGATGCTCACTTTTTGGTGGAAGCGCGTCACGGCGGATCAAAGGTCGTCGTCTTTTCGCCAGACTTCAGCATGACCTCAAAGGTTGCCGATGATTGGCTACCGATCCATCAGGGACAGGATGGTGCCTTCTGGTTGGCAGTTTCCCACGTCATTCTTCGCGAAAATTACTTAGAGCGAACGGTCCCATTCTTTGAAAACTACTTGAAGCAATTCAGCGATGCCTCTTTCCTCGTCAAGCTGACTGCGACGGATGATGGTTGCTATACTGCCGGGAAGTACCTCCATGCCAAGGATTTGGATCAGTACGCCACCGAAGAAAACGGCGAATGGAAGATGTTGATACACGATCGCATCAGCAATGAACTTCGGATGCCGCTTGGTACGATTGGTCATCGCTGGCAAACGAAAAAAGGGGAGTGGAATCTCAAATTGGAGGATGCCATCACGGGAGAAGTGATCGATCCAGCCATTCAACTTCCAACGGATAAAACAGAACCAGTTACGATTCTGCTGAATGATTTCTGTGAAGGCAAGGGTGACGTGCTCAATCGGCATCGCGTCCGTGCCATGAAAATTGCGACATCAAAGGGTGACGTTTTCGTTACGACCGTCTTTGAACTTCAGCTTGCGTCGTATGGATTACGACAAGAATCTGGGCAATTGCCTGATTATCACGAAGATCAGCTCTATACGCCAGTATGGCAGGAAAAGTTCACTGGAATCTCTTCAGAACAAGTAATCCGTTTTGCACGAGATTGGGCACGTACCGCTGAAGCTACTGAAGGTAAGTGTAGCATCATCATTGGTGCCGGTGTCAATCACTGGTATCACAACAACCTCATCTATCGAGCGGCAATAAATGCATTGATCTTCTGCGGCTGCGTAGGCAAAAACGGTGGGGGTTTAAACCATTACGTTGGACAAGAAAAGCTGGTACCGCAGGAGTCTTGGGGCCCCATCGCCTTTGCGACGGATTGGGGTGGACCGCCACGGTTGCAAAATTCACCTTCATTTCATTACGTCCACTCGGATCAGTGGCGTTATGAAAAAGAGTTCAACGAGCTTTGTCCCGTCTCTGATAAGCAAAATGCCCTCTCCAGCGGTCACACCATCGACAAACAGATCCATGCCGTTCGTCATGGTTGGTTACCCTGCTACCCGCAGTTCGATCGCAATAGTCTCGAATTGGCAAAGGAAGCAGCCGCAAACGGTGCCAAGACTGATGAGGAAATCGTTGCTTACGTTGCGGATCAAATTCGCAACCGCAAGCTAAAATTCTCGATGGAAGATCCGGACAATCCGTCGTGTTTCCCGCGGGTTTGGTACATCTGGCGTGGTAACGCGTTAATGTCCTCAGCCAAGGGACACGAGTACTTCTTGAAGCATTATCTAGGCACGCACAATAACTCAATTGCCGATGAAGTTGCCAAAGATTCCGTGCATGACGTCGTCTGGCATGAAGCGGTAACGGAAGGCAAGTTTGACCTGATCGTTGACGTCAATTACCGAATGGACTCTTCCGCGCTTTACTCTGACATCGTATTGCCCACGGCAACATATTATGAGAAGAATGATCTCAACTCAACGGACATGCACGCCTTCATTCATCCGCTACAGGCTGCCGTACCCCCTTGTTGGGAGTCAAAGAGCGATTGGAACATTTTCCGCGACTTGGCCGAGGACACTAGCAAATTGGCCAAAAAGCACTTCAATGGTCCGGTGAGGGATGTCATCGCCTTCCCATTGTTGCACGATACGCCTGCAGAGCTCGCGCAGCCAACCATGTTGGATTGGACGAAGGGTGAATGTGCGGCCATTCCAGGCAAGACGATGCCCAACCTGAAAGTGATCGAACGGGACTACACCAAGATCTTCGAAAAGTTCATCTCGCTTGGACCAGGTTTTCGCAACAATGGACTCGGAATTCATGGAACCGTGTTTCAGGTAGATGATCTGTATGATAAGTACTTGGAGTACAATCCAACGGAAGAGTGGGGTGGTAAAAAGTATCCATCGCTGAAGGAAGACCGAAGCGTCTGTGAGGCGATTCTACATTTCTCTTCCGTAACCAATGGTGAGTTAGCGTATCGTGCGTATGCCGCCGAAGCCATCAAGACTGGTATCGATCACACGCACGAAGCAGAAGCGACCCGGGATGTTCGAGCCAATTTCGATTCCATCATTGCACAACCATTCCGAACGTTAACGACCCCTTACTGGACGGGAAACACGCGAAAGGGGCGCACCTACTCGGCATACTGCCAAAACATCGAAGGTTTGATTCCCTTCCGCACGTTAAGTGGCAGACAACATCTCTACTTCGATCACGATGCGTACATCGCCTTTGGTGAACACCTACCGACCTACAAGCCGCGACCCGATCGAGTTGTCATTGGCGATCTAGTCAAATCATCCGTGAGTTCCGGAAGCATCGTTTTGAATTATCTCACGCCTCATGGCAAGTGGTCAATACACTCTACTTACAGCGATACGTTGCGAATGAGAACGTTATCACGCGGTGTCGATCCGCTTTGGATCAACGTGGAAGATGCCGCCTTGATTGGCATTGAAGACAATGACTGGGTAGAGGTGTTCAACGACCATGGCGTCGTTTGCACCAGAGCCAACGTCAGTGCACGCATACCGCGCGGCATCTGTCTATTGTACCACGCACCTGAGCGGACGTTGTCGGTACCCAAATCTAAGGAACGAAAGAACCGACGCGCGGGTGGACACAATTCACTCACGAAAGTTCGCCTCAAGCCACTGTTCATGTCGGGTGGTTATGGACAATTCACCTATGCATTCAACTATTGGGGTCCACAGGGAATCAATCGTGATACCTTTGTAGTCGTAAAAAAACTAACCAAAGTCGATTGGTAG